The Chryseobacterium oranimense genome contains the following window.
AAGAAGCTTTGTTAAAAATCAAATAGAAACATCTGATACAAGTTTAAATTATGGATCAGAAAATTTTCATCAATAAAGCAGAAGCTTCCGGAATCATTGCTTTCGACCTTTTACGGTATAAGCCATCTATAGAAATTGTAGAACTGGATATTAAAGATCATCTTTTCATGGGAATGATTGTAAAAGAAAAGGAATTTAAGGAATCAATTGCTGCTGTAGATTTTTCTGTATACAACGAAAAAGCTGTGGGGATTGTTTGCTCTACAGATGCTGTTATTCCGCCGTGGGCATATATGATGTTAATGGAGAAACTGTCACCCTATGTTGTGTATGCAGATTTAAATAATGCCGAAACCATACTGTTGGAGCTCTGGAAACGCCGCCTCATCTACGCAGACCTGAAGTCTTATAAAAATGAGAAAGTTGTTGTGAGGGCAAGCGCCGACCACGATCCTTCCCTTTACTTATTGGCAGCCGGCCTTCTTAAACCTTTGGTTAAAAGCCTGATGTATGGAGAAATCGGTTTACCAAAAGTAATTTTTAAAGCTTAAAAAAATGAAAGTAGTAATTTTCAACGGTTCTTTAGAAAGCAGGCCTGAATCTACTTCAGGACAGATTTCAAAATACTTTGCAGAAAAGCTTGGGAAAGCAGGTTTCCAAACGGAGATCTTTAATTTGGCAGATTCAGGAATTCCTCTTTTTGACCTGTCACTGACCCGGAAACCGTTGGCCGTAGAACGTATGGTGCAGGTATTCCTCGAAGCCGAAATTCATATCTGGATGGCTCCACTCTATCATGGAAGTATTCCAGGAGTGATGAAAAACTGCATAGATTGGCTTGAAGTGACAGCTAATCATTATCAGCCCTATCTTACGGATAAAACCGTCGGACTGGTTTGCTGGGCAGACGGCCTGCAGGCTATGCAGGGAATCAATACGATGGATGCCGTTGCAAAATCCCTGCGGGCATGGCCTATTCCATTCAGTGTGCCCATCATAAGGTCTACATTATTTGATCAGGAAGATCCTATAAAAATCTCTGCACTGTATTCTGATAAATTTGATAAGCTGATCAGCATTGCTACGACAAAAAAGATAGACAAAATATAATCCACTGTTTTTTTCATTTAAATTATGTTTAGACGGAGGGGCTTCCAAGGCTATCAGCCGATAGAAGCCCCTTTTTTAAACTTATAAATCTATAATTAAGTATGGCAATTAAAATAACTGATGACTGCATCAACTGCGGAGCCTGTGAACCGGAATGCCCTAATTCAGCGATCTATGAAGGTGCTATTGACTGGAGATGGCGGGATAAAACAAAACTTTCCGGAAAAGTGATCTTCCCGGACGGCTCGGAAAATGATGCAGATGCTTACCAACAGGCTTATTCAGATGATGTGTATTATATTGTCCCGGGAAAATGTACGGAATGCAAGGGTTTTCACGAGGAGCCACAGTGTAAAACGGTCTGTCCTGTAGACTGTTGTGTAGATGATCCCGACCACCGTGAAACGGATGAAATACTGTTCAGCCGACAGGAATTTCTTCATTCTTAAGTTAGAAATCATGAATTGGAAACAATATAAAAGCGGGAATAAACCCGCTTTCAGCTTATCAATCAGCTTCGTTTAAGATATGCAATAGCTTACAAGCTTTTTATCTCATTATAAATTTTCTGTGTGAAAGGTGTATCTACTTTCAATTCTTTTCCAAATTCCAAAATAGCACCTCCCAACAATTCAAGTTCGTTATTTTCTTTTCCGGAATTGACGTCAAGCTGTAAAGATGTTGGGGTTTCGAAAGGAAAAGTGGCCGCTTTTTCAAATGTTTTCTGAATAATATCCTCATCCAGAACAATCATTTTTTTGTCCGCGATCTTTTTTATTTCCTTCATGATTTCAGTAGCTTCCTTTTTCTGGTTTTCATCTGAACACACTGCCCCGATGGAAGAATTGTGTTTAGCTGTTACCAGACCGAAACTGGCAATGAAAGTATATTTCGTCCAGATATCTGTCAGAGAATTGTCTTTAAAATCGAAGTCAATTTTACTTTCTTTCAGCATATCTACGATCCAATCCACATCGGCAGAAAAATGTTCCGGATCTCTTCCTACAATCATTTTCCCTGCTTTTCCTTTATGCTCTACCATCCCTTTTTCTTTAATGTGAGAAGCTACATAAATACAGGTCGGAAGAATGGTATTAGCAGGAATTATTTTTCTTATTCTTTCATAAATATCTGCTCCGTTCATCATGGGAAGCAATACCGTGTCTTTGCTGATGACTCCTTTCAACTGCTGACAAATATTTTCAAGGTCGTATTCTTTTACACAGATCAGGACCAGGTCGGGATCTTTTACATCACTGATGTGCTGCTCGACAGCATCAGGATACGTAAGGTTTACAGAATGCTCAGGTGAAAGAAGAACCAACCCATTTTCTTTTACTTTTTGGTAAGTTTCTCCTCTCGCCACAAAACTGATATTATATTTTTTGGAAGCTTCATTTTCCTGGTTGATTTTAAATCCGAAATATCCGCCTACTCCACCAAGTCCAAGCACTGCAATATGTTTCTTGCCCATAAATTTATTTTTAACAAAGATGAGCCTCAAATTTTAAACTATCACTTGACAAATGAAAAGAAATTATATTTTATTGATCCCTCTTCTGATACGGCTCAATGAACTGTCTTTAATTCCCAGGTAGGAAGCAATAATCTTTAGAGGAACAAACTGGAAGATATCGGGATGTTTTTTCATCAGGTTAAAATACCTTGTGGAAGCTTTCTGGCTGGCCATTTCTATCAGCCTGTCGTGAATACTGTAATAATTAAGCACAAAAAGCAGTCTGCTGAACTCCCTGAATTCCGGAATATTATGAAAGTTATGCTGTACATTTTCAAGACCCGTTTCCCAGAAAGAACAGTTGGTAATCGTTTGGTAAGTTTCTTTTGCAGGCTGTTGTCTGAAGAACGACAGAAAGTCATTAACAAAGCAAGGAGCCGCATAAATATTGGTAGTAATCTCTTCGTTGTCCTCATTCAGGATAAAAGAACGGACATAGCCTTTTTCCAGGAAAAATGTTTTGGTGCTTACCTCATCTTTATTCAGCAAAACTTCATTCGCTTTTAACTCAAAGTGACTGAATGTCTCCGTGATTTTTCCAACAACCTCTTGTTGAATGTCGAATAAGGAATGAAAATAAGTATTGATTGAAGATTTGTCCATATAATTCAAGGCGTTTTCAGCAACTTTCAAAATTAGAAAATTTCAATGAAATTACTTTGAATAAAGGACTCACACAATAAATATTTCTATCAAAAAATTGAATGATGAAATTGGTCCCTGAAGTTAAAATTCTTCCCAACCCTCATTCTGCGGGTCATATTTTGCAAATTCGCCTGTATCGGTAAATTCGGAAGCGGTCATTCCCACTTCAAAAATGGAATTCTCGCTCAGGTTTGCTCTGAAATACAACCCTTTTCCCGTAAGCAGTGCATTTCCGAAATCCTCATCGGGATGATTAAAGTGAAGCCCGGCCTCATCTTCTCTTACCAGTTCATATTTATATCTTAAAAGACGCTCTTTTAACCGGGTGACCTGATCTTCCGTTAATGGAACAAGATTTTCTTCACGGTCAAAAAAACTGTCATCACCGGCAGCCTGCTCTTTTTCTTTTGTTTCAATACTGAATAGCTGAATCGTATAGCTCATGAGATTTACTGATTATTGATTGGCCAATATAATACTTTTATAGGTATTAATCCGGTTGGTTTCCTGATACATATTACAGAGGATCAGAAGTTCATCCGTCCTGTACTGTTCAGACTTTTCCTGAAGCCGTCCGGCAATGGTACCGGGTGTTTCTATAATGATATGATCCAGAATCTTAAAAAATTCCTCTTCATCCTCACTTCCCAGTATTTTTGGTTCAATTATTTCAGTTGGAAGAAGTGCCTGAGGTGCCTGGATACGACGGGCCTGCAAAAACTGGTATGCCATTCCATAAGCATTATACCGGGCTGTCTTCAGATCGTTGGCAACAGATGCTGCAACAGCAACCTGCAGTGAAGGAACCGGGGCATATTGATTTTTATCAAATGCTCTCAGATAAGTCTCCGTACTTTCCGTACCGGGCCCGCTTCCCATAAAATCTGCATACGAATAGCCTACTCCATGCTTCGCAGCTTCCTTAGCGGATTGAACTCCTGAGCCCAGCCAAAGGATATCCGGCAGATAATCAAGGTTGGTAGGTTGTGCAATGAGACCGTCATACATTCCTTTTTCTTCTTTAATATATTGTATGATTTCTTCAAGTTTGGCTTCCTGGCTCGATAAAATGGCCGGTCTGTGATTATTCAGTGCAGAAACGGCATCTTTCAGGCCTCCCGGTGCTTTTCCCAAACCCAGAATAAAGCGTTCAGGATAAAGGCTGCCCAATATTTTGGCCCATTCTGCAATTTTATAGGCGGAATAATTTTTCATCATAATCCCTCCTGTTCCTACTTTGATCCGTTGGGTTTTGCTTAGGGTAACGGCACTAAGAATTTCGGGACTTGAGCTTCCATAAGCTTCCACCCCGTGGTGCTCGGAATAAATAATATTGTGAAAACCGGCTTCATCTGCAAACAGGGCAAGATCAATACTGTTTTTTAATGTCTGCAGTGAACTTCCTCTTTCAATGGTGGGTGACTGATCGAGAATGCCTAATCTTAATTTCATACCTGCTTACTTTATTGTAAAGCTAAAAATAATGATAAAATATATTTACCGTTTATCTTTTATCATTTAATTTTATATTTGGAATCAGGGAAATCAGGAATCAGCTTCCCGGACAAATTAATTTTAACAATAAAAAAATAGACATGAAAAAAGTAACAGGAATCGGTGGTATCCTTTTCAAATCAAAAGATCCCAATGCCATGAACGAATGGTATAAAACGCATCTTGGCCTTGAAACCAGTCCTTACGGAACAAGTTTTGAATGGCGTGAGAGTGAAGATACCACTAAAAAAGGGCTTACCCAATGGGCTCCTTTTGCGGAAACCACCAAGTATTTTGAGCCTTCTGTAAAAGATTTTATGATCAATTACAGGGTGGACAACCTTGAAGCTTTGGCGGAGGAATTAAAAAAGGAAAATGTTACCATTCTGGATACCATTGAAACCTATGATTATGGAAAATTCCTGCATATCCTGGATCTTGAAGGAAACAAAATTCAGTTATGGGAACCTATTGATTAGTTACTCATCATATAAAATTAAAAAAGTCCGGTACAATCCCGGACTTTTTCTTTTAGCTAAGCTTTATTTTCTTTAAAATTCATCTACCGGGTTACTTTCATCAACGCCCTGGTAATCTGATCTTCCTTCTCTTTGGAATAGGTAGAATCATAAGGTTCCATCACATCGAACAGATATTGGTAGAAAGGAGCAATTTTCTGTACGTTTTCAGATTCTTTTATAGCCTTTTCCTTACCCATCTGCTGAAGGTTCCTGATAAAAGCATTGAATTTTTTATCAATCGGTTCTATGGATTTTACAAGATAAGCATAAGCTTTCTCATTCTGACCCAGTTTCTTGTAAGCATCTGTAACTGCACCCACCACCAGAGAATATTCCATTGGCTTTACTCTCATCTGCCTCGCCGACTGCTTCTGGAATGCCGGGGAAAGGCTCAGGTAATAATCGTATTCTTCAAAGATTTCTTTTTTAAGGATTTCTGCCAGCTGAAGTCCTTTTTTTTCCTGGCCTGCCATAATATACCCTGTTACCATAGAGCTTAATGAACGCGGATCATTGTA
Protein-coding sequences here:
- a CDS encoding Crp/Fnr family transcriptional regulator, encoding MDKSSINTYFHSLFDIQQEVVGKITETFSHFELKANEVLLNKDEVSTKTFFLEKGYVRSFILNEDNEEITTNIYAAPCFVNDFLSFFRQQPAKETYQTITNCSFWETGLENVQHNFHNIPEFREFSRLLFVLNYYSIHDRLIEMASQKASTRYFNLMKKHPDIFQFVPLKIIASYLGIKDSSLSRIRRGINKI
- a CDS encoding NADPH-dependent FMN reductase, giving the protein MKVVIFNGSLESRPESTSGQISKYFAEKLGKAGFQTEIFNLADSGIPLFDLSLTRKPLAVERMVQVFLEAEIHIWMAPLYHGSIPGVMKNCIDWLEVTANHYQPYLTDKTVGLVCWADGLQAMQGINTMDAVAKSLRAWPIPFSVPIIRSTLFDQEDPIKISALYSDKFDKLISIATTKKIDKI
- a CDS encoding MsnO8 family LLM class oxidoreductase, producing the protein MKLRLGILDQSPTIERGSSLQTLKNSIDLALFADEAGFHNIIYSEHHGVEAYGSSSPEILSAVTLSKTQRIKVGTGGIMMKNYSAYKIAEWAKILGSLYPERFILGLGKAPGGLKDAVSALNNHRPAILSSQEAKLEEIIQYIKEEKGMYDGLIAQPTNLDYLPDILWLGSGVQSAKEAAKHGVGYSYADFMGSGPGTESTETYLRAFDKNQYAPVPSLQVAVAASVANDLKTARYNAYGMAYQFLQARRIQAPQALLPTEIIEPKILGSEDEEEFFKILDHIIIETPGTIAGRLQEKSEQYRTDELLILCNMYQETNRINTYKSIILANQ
- a CDS encoding DUF2480 family protein, which encodes MDQKIFINKAEASGIIAFDLLRYKPSIEIVELDIKDHLFMGMIVKEKEFKESIAAVDFSVYNEKAVGIVCSTDAVIPPWAYMMLMEKLSPYVVYADLNNAETILLELWKRRLIYADLKSYKNEKVVVRASADHDPSLYLLAAGLLKPLVKSLMYGEIGLPKVIFKA
- a CDS encoding 4Fe-4S dicluster domain-containing protein — protein: MAIKITDDCINCGACEPECPNSAIYEGAIDWRWRDKTKLSGKVIFPDGSENDADAYQQAYSDDVYYIVPGKCTECKGFHEEPQCKTVCPVDCCVDDPDHRETDEILFSRQEFLHS
- a CDS encoding ketopantoate reductase family protein, with translation MGKKHIAVLGLGGVGGYFGFKINQENEASKKYNISFVARGETYQKVKENGLVLLSPEHSVNLTYPDAVEQHISDVKDPDLVLICVKEYDLENICQQLKGVISKDTVLLPMMNGADIYERIRKIIPANTILPTCIYVASHIKEKGMVEHKGKAGKMIVGRDPEHFSADVDWIVDMLKESKIDFDFKDNSLTDIWTKYTFIASFGLVTAKHNSSIGAVCSDENQKKEATEIMKEIKKIADKKMIVLDEDIIQKTFEKAATFPFETPTSLQLDVNSGKENNELELLGGAILEFGKELKVDTPFTQKIYNEIKSL
- a CDS encoding VOC family protein, whose amino-acid sequence is MKKVTGIGGILFKSKDPNAMNEWYKTHLGLETSPYGTSFEWRESEDTTKKGLTQWAPFAETTKYFEPSVKDFMINYRVDNLEALAEELKKENVTILDTIETYDYGKFLHILDLEGNKIQLWEPID